Proteins encoded by one window of Lathyrus oleraceus cultivar Zhongwan6 chromosome 1, CAAS_Psat_ZW6_1.0, whole genome shotgun sequence:
- the LOC127117684 gene encoding golgin candidate 1, which translates to MASWLKVAEDLFEVVDRRAKLVASDIAEEQSDSKSPELASNGQGSQGKRKKSKAKAQKRLSDPSTIGSDTTKEKIGSPAATLDVTTPSEKIDPVAKHDETDAISTNQPKEQQPTDATSPILGTSLPKVLASDTDKHDTSDVEVLVNDTAVDVTTTSANNEPGKGNASDIHEADPSSSPKGVKGPNHESTSTDQIIKAGDLDSNQYKDQEKTESVVDDVAPNSDTIPKDSDIKAEPTTLNQKSQEDHKTDISPEKVQDQLEEAQGLLKTTKSTGQSKEARLARVCAGLSSRLQEYKSENAQLEELLTAERELSKSYEASIKQLQKDLSESKKEVTRVESNMGEALAAKNAEIEAVLSSVEAVKRQAALSEGNLASLQANMESMMRNRELSETRMMQALREELASVERRAEEERTAHNATKLAAMEREVELEHRAVESSTALARIQRIADERTTKATELEQKVAHLEVECSYLNQELQDMEARLRREQKKSPEEANQVIQIQAWQEEVERARQGQREAENKLSSLEAELQKLRVEMAAMKRDAEHYSRQEHMELEKRYRELTDLLFYKQTQLETMVSEKAAIEFQLEKEIKRLKEAQAETERSRVPRRASSTWEDESDIKALEPLPLHHRHLAGASVQLQKAIKLLDSGAVRATRFLWRYPTARVFLFFYLVFVHLFLMYLMHRLQVQADSMADREVAESMGLTNQSLP; encoded by the exons ATGGCGTCGTGGCTCAAAGTCGCTGAAG ATTTATTTGAAGTTGTTGATCGAAGAGCGAAGCTGGTTGCCAGTGACATAGCAGAAGAACAATCTGATTCCAAGTCTCCAG AATTAGCTTCAAATGGGCAAGGATCTCAAGGCAAAAGGAAGAAATCAAAAGCTAAG GCTCAAAAGAGACTGTCCGACCCATCAACTATAGGTAGTGATACTACTAAGGAGAAAATTGGATCTCCAGCAGCAACATTGGATGTAACAACTCCAAGCGAAAAAATTGATCCTGTAGCCAAACATGATGAGACCGATGCTATTTCTACAAATCAACCAAAGGAGCAGCAACCTACTGATGCAACATCACCTATATTAGGAACTTCGTTACCAAAAGTGCTAGCTAGTGATACTGATAAACATGACACAAGTGATGTGGAAGTCTTAGTAAATGATACTGCTGTTGATGTTACTACTACTTCTGCAAATAATGAGCCCGGCAAAGGGAATGCTTCAGATATTCATGAAGCGGATCCTTCTTCTTCTCCTAAAGGAGTTAAAGGCCCCAATCACGAATCTACGAGTACTGACCAAATTATCAAGGCTGGAGATTTAGACTCCAACCAATATAAGGATCAAGAAAAAACTGAATCCGTGGTTGATGATGTAGCTCCTAATAGTGATACTATCCCTAAAGATTCTGATATAAAAGCTGAACCTACTACATTGAATCAAAAGAGTCAAGAAGATCATAAAACTGACATATCCCCTGAAAAAGTACAGGATCAGCTTGAAGAG GCCCAAGGATTGCTCAAAACAACAAAATCTACTGGTCAGTCTAAAGAGGCAAGGTTAGCTCGG GTTTGTGCTGGACTATCATCACGCCTTCAAGAATACAAATCCGAAAATGCACAGTTAGAGGAACTTCTTACTGCAGAG AGAGAGCTGAGTAAATCATATGAGGCTAGCATAAAGCAGCTACAAAAGGATTTGTCTGAAAGTAAAAAGGAAGTTACAAGAGTTGAGTCAAATATGGGTGAGGCCTTGGCAGCCAAAAATGCTGAAATCGAGGCAGTTCTAAGTTCTGTGGAAGCAGTTAAAAGGCAGGCTGCATTGTCAGAAGGAAATCTAGCTTCCCTGCAG GCCAACATGGAGTCTATGATGAGAAATCGGGAACTATCAGAGACACGGATGATGCAG GCTCTAAGAGAGGAGCTAGCATCTGTTGAGCGAAGAGCAGAAGAGGAGCGTACTGCACATAATGCTACCAAATTG GCTGCTATGGAAAGAGAAGTGGAATTGGAGCATAGAGCAGTTGAGTCATCTACAGCCCTTGCGAGGATACAG AGAATAGCAGATGAAAGGACAACAAAGGCTACAGAACTTGAGCAGAAGGTGGCACACCTCGAG GTTGAATGCTCATATTTAAATCAAGAACTGCAAGACATGGAAGCCCGTTTGCGCCGTGAACAAAAAAAATCACCAGAAGAGGCAAATCAAGTAATTCAG ATACAGGCATGGCAGGAAGAAGTGGAGCGTGCTCGTCAGGGTCAGAGGGAAGCTGAAAACAAATTATCTTCTTTGGAG GCTGAACTACAAAAATTGAGAGTTGAAATGGCTGCAATGAAGAGGGATGCTGAGCATTATTCACGTCAG GAGCATATGGAGTTAGAGAAACGTTATCGGGAACTGACTGATCTTTTG TTCTACAAACAAACACAATTAGAAACCATGGTCAGTGAAAAAGCTGCCATAGAGTTTCAGTTGGAGAAGGAAATTAAGCGTCTTAAGGAAGCACAG GCAGAGACCGAAAGAAGTAGAGTTCCTCGTCGAGCATCATCAACTTGGGAAGATGAGAGTGATATAAAAGCCCTGGA GCCTCTTCCTTTGCATCACCGTCACTTGGCTGGTGCAAGTGTTCAG TTGCAGAAAGCAATTAAACTGCTAGATTCAGGGGCAGTAAGAGCCACAAGATTCCTCTGGCGTTATCCAACAGCTCGAGTTTTTCTATTTTTCTATTTG GTGTTTGTACATCTCTTCTTGATGTATCTCATGCACCGGCTTCAG GTTCAAGCAGACAGTATGGCTGATAGAGAAGTTGCAGAATCTATGGGACTTACTAACCAGAGTTTACCATGA